The following coding sequences lie in one Spirochaetia bacterium 38H-sp genomic window:
- a CDS encoding glycosyltransferase family 4 protein, producing MSLKIGFISFRISGTDGVSLETKKWADVLERMGAECFYMAGQLDTPKERSFVAEEAHFQTQDAKALYYRCFYQSVRDPETTRMIHERRAVLKKRLYQFVEKFDLDLLIPQNILAIPLNIPLALAFTEFVAETGFKVIAHHHDFFWERKRFLHNCVWDYLNSAYPPHLASIHHVVINSSAQNQLGLRTGISSTLIPNVMEFEKPPEPVDEYAKDVREALGVRDDELFILQPTRVVQRKGIEHAIEFVARLGMPAKLVISHASGDEGHEYEQRVRDYAKLLGVDAIFGSDIIGETRGRTPDGRKIYSLSDIYPHANLVTYPSIFEGFGNAFLEAIYFKKPILINNYSIYSHDIRPKGFKCLEMDEFISGDTIDTARELLARPDIQEEWAETNYKLARQFYSYTVLRTKLTAILVSQFGYTDLSLCQ from the coding sequence ATGTCATTAAAAATAGGTTTTATTTCTTTTCGTATATCAGGAACTGATGGCGTTTCTCTTGAGACAAAAAAATGGGCAGATGTTTTGGAGCGTATGGGAGCGGAGTGCTTCTATATGGCGGGACAGCTGGACACGCCAAAAGAGCGTTCTTTTGTCGCAGAAGAAGCACATTTTCAAACTCAGGATGCCAAGGCTCTTTATTACAGGTGTTTTTACCAATCAGTGCGAGATCCAGAAACGACGCGGATGATTCATGAGCGAAGAGCCGTCTTAAAAAAAAGACTTTACCAATTTGTAGAGAAGTTTGACCTTGATTTGCTTATTCCGCAGAATATTTTGGCGATTCCGCTCAATATTCCGTTAGCTCTGGCCTTTACAGAATTTGTGGCAGAGACTGGTTTTAAGGTCATTGCACATCACCATGACTTCTTCTGGGAAAGAAAGCGCTTTTTGCATAACTGCGTATGGGACTATCTCAACTCCGCATATCCGCCCCACCTTGCAAGTATACACCATGTAGTAATAAACAGCTCAGCCCAAAATCAGCTTGGGCTAAGAACAGGCATCTCTTCTACTCTTATCCCCAATGTTATGGAGTTTGAAAAGCCCCCTGAGCCTGTGGATGAGTATGCAAAAGATGTTCGTGAGGCATTGGGAGTAAGAGACGACGAGCTTTTTATACTCCAGCCAACCCGTGTTGTCCAGAGAAAGGGAATAGAACACGCCATAGAGTTTGTTGCACGGTTAGGCATGCCTGCCAAGCTTGTGATATCACACGCATCCGGCGACGAAGGGCACGAATACGAGCAGCGTGTCCGTGACTATGCAAAGCTACTTGGTGTGGATGCCATATTTGGCAGTGACATTATAGGAGAAACACGTGGCAGGACACCTGACGGCAGGAAAATATATTCTCTTAGCGATATATATCCCCATGCAAACCTTGTTACATACCCATCTATTTTTGAAGGCTTTGGCAACGCATTCCTTGAAGCAATCTACTTTAAAAAACCTATCCTTATTAACAATTATTCCATATACAGCCATGACATAAGACCCAAGGGCTTTAAGTGTCTAGAAATGGATGAGTTTATCTCAGGAGATACGATAGATACGGCAAGAGAACTACTTGCCAGACCAGACATCCAAGAAGAATGGGCAGAAACCAACTATAAACTTGCCAGGCAATTCTACTCTTATACCGTTCTTAGAACCAAACTTACAGCAATACTTGTAAGCCAGTTTGGCTATACAGACTTAAGCCTCTGCCAATAA